A genomic segment from Bosea sp. OAE506 encodes:
- a CDS encoding acyl-CoA dehydrogenase family protein → MSAVEKIGSEGASARSPYFTEEHEALRDQVRRFVETEIKPHAKAWEEAGFVPREVLRKMGSLGFLGIRYPAEYGGSEMDTMATVVFAEELGRSTFSGVAITALVHTDMASVHIANAGSKAQRDRLMPAIVAGEKIVAVAVTEPDAGSDVKGIRTTARREGDSYVLNGAKVYITNGVHADLYCVAAKTDLSAKPSQSVSIFLVEKGTPGFRVARELDKHGWRSSDTAELVFEDCRIPAENLLGQEGRGFYAIMSNFQNERTVIGAMAMGEAQAAIDLTLDYVKTRKAFGAPLWDKQAIRQKLAMLAAKVEAGRQLVYHAAWLDAQGVDATREVSMVKAYCGELVNEVMYACLQFHGGMGYMRESTIERMTRDARVQAIGGGATEVMLEEVAKRL, encoded by the coding sequence ATGTCCGCAGTCGAGAAGATCGGGTCCGAGGGAGCATCGGCACGCTCGCCCTATTTCACCGAGGAGCACGAGGCGCTGCGCGACCAGGTGCGCCGTTTCGTCGAGACCGAGATCAAGCCTCACGCAAAGGCCTGGGAGGAAGCGGGCTTCGTGCCGCGCGAGGTTCTCCGGAAGATGGGCTCGCTGGGCTTCCTCGGCATCCGCTATCCGGCCGAATATGGCGGCTCGGAGATGGACACGATGGCGACCGTCGTCTTCGCCGAAGAACTCGGCCGCTCGACCTTCTCGGGCGTCGCGATCACCGCGCTCGTCCATACCGATATGGCCTCCGTCCACATCGCCAATGCCGGCAGCAAGGCCCAGCGCGACCGGCTGATGCCGGCGATCGTCGCGGGCGAGAAGATCGTCGCCGTCGCCGTCACCGAGCCCGACGCGGGCTCTGACGTGAAGGGCATCCGCACCACCGCGCGCCGCGAGGGCGACAGCTATGTGCTGAACGGCGCCAAGGTCTACATCACCAACGGCGTCCATGCCGATCTCTACTGCGTCGCGGCCAAGACCGACCTTTCCGCCAAGCCGTCGCAATCGGTCTCGATCTTCCTGGTCGAGAAGGGCACGCCCGGTTTCCGCGTCGCCCGCGAGCTCGACAAGCATGGCTGGCGGTCGTCCGACACCGCCGAGCTCGTCTTCGAGGATTGCCGCATCCCCGCCGAGAACCTGCTCGGGCAGGAAGGCCGTGGCTTCTACGCGATCATGAGCAATTTCCAGAACGAGCGCACCGTGATCGGCGCCATGGCGATGGGCGAGGCACAAGCCGCGATCGACCTGACGCTGGACTATGTGAAGACCCGGAAAGCCTTTGGCGCACCGCTCTGGGACAAGCAGGCTATCCGCCAGAAGCTCGCCATGCTGGCGGCGAAGGTCGAGGCCGGCCGGCAGCTCGTCTACCACGCCGCCTGGCTCGACGCCCAGGGCGTCGATGCGACGCGCGAGGTCTCGATGGTCAAGGCCTACTGCGGTGAACTCGTCAACGAGGTCATGTATGCCTGCCTGCAGTTCCATGGCGGCATGGGCTACATGCGCGAGAGCACGATCGAGCGCATGACGCGCGATGCCCGCGTCCAGGCGATCGGCGGCGGCGCCACCGAGGTAATGCTGGAAGAGGTCGCCAAGCGGCTGTGA
- a CDS encoding amidohydrolase family protein translates to MPITLIRNASWIVAYDAKAKGHVYLRDGDVAYDGDRIVHVGGSYKGKADVTIDGRGKMVMPGLVNIHSHPSSEAMTKGWNDELGSPKMYGTALYEFMPLFRCDAQGIKSCAQVTYSELLMSGVTTLVDMSVAWDGWLETFKASGLRGVFSPMYRSARWYTDNGHLAKYEWDEKAGEAAMAAAMKLLDQVAADDSGRLSGMVSPSQIDTCTPELIQTSYAEAEKRNVPFQIHAAQSVVEFHEITRRHGMTPVEWLESLDVLGPFSIIGHGIFLDHHSSVKWPATDDLGCLVETGTNVAHCPIVFQRRGIAMQSFGQYVAAGVNVGIGTDTYPHHMLEELRAVCIGSRMMAEDVFDLRTSDAFNAATLGSAKALGRDDIGRLAKGAKADIVLVDVTHPMMRPLRDPIRSLIYAAGERAVTTVIVDGVTVVENGKVLTMDYAAATAELEEAQRRAEPKVKGLDWAGRDHLEISPLTFPPGK, encoded by the coding sequence ATGCCGATTACCCTCATCCGCAATGCCAGCTGGATCGTCGCCTACGACGCCAAGGCCAAGGGGCATGTCTATCTGCGCGACGGCGACGTCGCCTATGACGGCGACCGGATCGTCCATGTCGGCGGCAGCTACAAGGGCAAGGCCGACGTCACCATCGACGGGCGCGGCAAGATGGTCATGCCGGGCCTCGTCAACATCCATTCCCATCCCTCATCCGAGGCGATGACCAAGGGCTGGAACGATGAGCTCGGCTCACCGAAGATGTATGGCACGGCGCTCTACGAGTTCATGCCGCTGTTCCGCTGCGACGCGCAGGGCATCAAATCCTGCGCGCAGGTGACCTATTCCGAGCTCCTGATGTCGGGCGTGACCACGCTGGTCGACATGTCGGTCGCCTGGGATGGCTGGCTCGAGACCTTCAAGGCCTCGGGGCTGCGCGGCGTCTTCTCGCCGATGTACCGCTCGGCCCGCTGGTACACCGACAATGGCCATCTCGCGAAATACGAGTGGGACGAGAAGGCCGGCGAAGCCGCGATGGCCGCTGCCATGAAGCTGCTCGACCAGGTGGCCGCCGACGACAGCGGGCGCCTCTCCGGCATGGTCTCGCCCTCGCAGATCGACACCTGCACGCCCGAGCTGATCCAGACGAGCTATGCCGAGGCCGAGAAGCGCAACGTGCCCTTCCAGATCCACGCTGCCCAGAGCGTGGTGGAGTTCCACGAAATCACCCGCCGCCACGGCATGACGCCGGTGGAATGGCTGGAATCGCTCGATGTCCTCGGGCCGTTCTCGATCATCGGCCACGGCATCTTCCTCGACCACCACTCCTCGGTGAAATGGCCGGCGACGGACGATCTCGGCTGCTTGGTCGAGACCGGCACGAACGTCGCCCATTGCCCGATCGTGTTCCAGCGCCGCGGCATCGCGATGCAGAGCTTCGGGCAATATGTCGCCGCCGGTGTCAATGTCGGCATCGGCACCGACACCTATCCCCACCACATGCTCGAGGAGCTGCGGGCCGTCTGCATCGGCTCGCGCATGATGGCGGAGGACGTCTTCGACCTGCGCACCTCGGATGCCTTCAACGCCGCGACGCTGGGCAGCGCCAAGGCACTCGGCCGCGACGACATCGGCCGCCTGGCCAAGGGCGCCAAGGCCGACATCGTGTTGGTCGACGTCACCCATCCGATGATGCGCCCGCTGCGCGATCCGATCCGCAGCCTGATCTATGCGGCGGGCGAGCGCGCCGTCACCACCGTCATCGTCGACGGTGTCACGGTCGTCGAGAACGGCAAGGTCCTGACCATGGACTACGCCGCCGCCACGGCCGAACTCGAGGAGGCCCAGCGCCGCGCCGAGCCGAAGGTCAAGGGGCTCGACTGGGCCGGCCGGGACCATCTCGAGATCTCGCCGCTGACCTTCCCGCCCGGGAAATAG
- a CDS encoding ABC transporter substrate-binding protein yields the protein MTHLRSIAAGALLGLATLAGPALAQGSNNSLTIVREVDSDRYDPHRSTARAASEVIFMMADTLVSLDHDMSTIKPGLATSWSMSPDGKTYTFKLRNDVSFCDGKKMTAQDVVYSMKRWIDPATRSPVRWRAGKVDDIVAVDDTTVEYKLTAPFSELLYQLTQSFAVIMDKANVEALGADFGVKGFNGTGPYCWGDWKPRNEFRLKKHAAYKWGPPIYENKGAAQIEEIVWRIVPEENTRLAAVMTGQSQVTQYVPYSGLSQIRANRNLKLVDSKEAFWTYFVGFKIDKDGVSDPAVRRAMVMAVDQKAIAENLYFGEVEPAYTYISTEALDWNKGVTPITTNVAEANKILDAAGWVKGADGIRAKDGKKLAPVVYGFTGSTWQKLMEAIQGDLRKIGVDLKVQLFDATIAWGKMATQEFDMFGMSFPYISAGDALNLYFPSANAPTPNRMNWKDEQTDALLSKGMTALNDADRAAAYGEVLKKVHEAAVWLPLYHEPMKIAASARLAPFKAHNIYGCGLYKGLDLKFVR from the coding sequence GTGACGCATCTGAGATCCATCGCTGCCGGTGCCCTGCTGGGCCTGGCTACCCTCGCAGGACCAGCCCTGGCGCAGGGCTCCAACAACAGCCTCACCATCGTCCGCGAGGTCGACAGCGACCGCTACGACCCGCACCGCTCGACGGCGCGCGCCGCCTCCGAGGTCATCTTCATGATGGCCGACACGCTGGTCTCGCTCGACCACGACATGTCGACGATCAAGCCCGGCCTCGCCACCTCCTGGTCGATGTCGCCCGACGGCAAGACCTACACCTTCAAGCTGCGCAACGACGTCTCCTTCTGCGACGGCAAGAAGATGACCGCGCAGGACGTCGTCTACTCGATGAAGCGCTGGATCGATCCGGCGACCCGCTCGCCGGTGCGCTGGCGCGCCGGCAAGGTCGACGACATCGTCGCGGTCGACGACACCACAGTCGAGTACAAGCTGACCGCGCCCTTCTCGGAACTGCTCTACCAGCTCACCCAGAGCTTCGCCGTCATCATGGACAAGGCGAATGTCGAGGCACTTGGCGCCGATTTCGGCGTCAAGGGCTTCAACGGCACCGGACCCTATTGCTGGGGTGACTGGAAGCCGCGCAACGAGTTCCGCCTGAAGAAGCACGCCGCCTACAAGTGGGGCCCGCCGATCTATGAGAACAAGGGCGCCGCCCAGATCGAGGAAATCGTCTGGCGCATCGTGCCCGAGGAGAACACCCGCCTCGCCGCCGTCATGACCGGCCAGAGCCAGGTCACGCAATACGTGCCCTATTCGGGCCTTTCGCAGATTCGCGCCAACCGCAATCTCAAGCTGGTCGACTCCAAGGAAGCCTTCTGGACCTATTTCGTCGGCTTCAAGATCGACAAGGACGGCGTCAGCGACCCGGCGGTTCGCCGCGCCATGGTGATGGCCGTGGACCAGAAGGCGATCGCCGAGAACCTCTATTTCGGCGAGGTCGAGCCGGCCTATACCTATATCTCGACCGAGGCGCTGGACTGGAACAAGGGCGTCACGCCGATCACCACCAATGTCGCCGAGGCCAACAAGATCCTCGATGCCGCCGGCTGGGTGAAGGGTGCCGACGGCATCCGCGCCAAGGACGGCAAGAAGCTCGCCCCCGTCGTCTACGGCTTCACCGGCTCGACATGGCAGAAGCTGATGGAGGCGATCCAGGGTGATCTGCGCAAGATCGGCGTCGACCTCAAGGTCCAGCTCTTCGATGCCACCATCGCCTGGGGCAAGATGGCGACGCAGGAGTTCGACATGTTCGGGATGAGCTTCCCCTACATCTCGGCGGGCGACGCGCTGAACCTGTATTTCCCGTCCGCCAACGCCCCGACACCCAACCGGATGAACTGGAAGGACGAGCAGACCGACGCGCTGCTCTCCAAGGGCATGACCGCGCTGAACGATGCCGATCGCGCCGCCGCCTATGGCGAGGTGCTGAAAAAGGTGCATGAGGCCGCCGTCTGGCTGCCGCTCTATCACGAGCCGATGAAGATCGCGGCCTCGGCGAGGTTGGCTCCTTTCAAGGCCCACAACATCTATGGTTGCGGGCTCTACAAGGGTCTCGACCTGAAGTTCGTGCGCTGA
- a CDS encoding ABC transporter permease, translating to MADVAVTAPVASRPLKAFGRRILRDKLALLAALVLLLIILAALFAPWLAPFDPYNTTRRPFIPPRWSEGSLPQHWLGTDGQGRDMLSRLLYGTRLTLVMGLASIIIGGGLGALVALLGVYYRRLDPYIMRAADILLSFPAILLGLALAAVVGPGLTAIVIALSIATIPDVARITRSAAIVIMGQDYMEAGRAMGLPDRTLIWRYLALNCLSPVFVFMTLRFGQIILIGAALSFLGLGVRPPEAELGMMASLGRDALFFAPHISLLPSLVIIAIVLCVNLLGDALRDLLDPRMRNQ from the coding sequence ATGGCTGACGTCGCCGTCACCGCCCCTGTCGCGAGCCGGCCGCTCAAGGCCTTCGGCCGCCGCATCCTGCGCGACAAGCTCGCTTTGCTGGCGGCGCTCGTGCTGCTGCTGATCATCCTGGCCGCTCTGTTTGCGCCATGGCTCGCCCCCTTCGACCCCTACAACACCACCCGCCGCCCCTTCATCCCGCCGCGCTGGAGCGAGGGCTCGCTGCCGCAGCATTGGCTCGGCACGGACGGGCAGGGCCGCGACATGCTCTCGCGCCTGCTCTACGGAACGCGGCTGACGCTGGTGATGGGCCTGGCCTCGATCATCATCGGCGGTGGCCTGGGTGCGCTCGTCGCCCTGCTCGGCGTCTATTACCGCCGGCTCGACCCATACATCATGCGCGCCGCCGACATCCTCCTGTCCTTCCCGGCGATCCTGCTCGGGCTGGCGCTGGCCGCCGTCGTCGGCCCCGGTTTGACCGCCATCGTGATCGCGCTCTCGATCGCGACCATCCCCGATGTCGCCCGCATCACCCGCAGCGCGGCCATCGTCATCATGGGGCAGGACTATATGGAGGCCGGCCGCGCCATGGGCCTGCCGGACCGCACCCTGATCTGGCGCTACCTTGCGCTGAACTGCCTGTCGCCGGTCTTCGTCTTCATGACGCTGCGCTTCGGCCAGATCATCCTGATCGGCGCGGCGCTCTCCTTCCTCGGGCTCGGCGTGCGCCCGCCCGAGGCGGAACTCGGCATGATGGCCTCGCTCGGCCGCGACGCGCTGTTCTTCGCGCCGCATATCTCGCTTTTGCCAAGCCTCGTGATCATCGCCATCGTGCTCTGCGTGAACCTGCTGGGCGACGCCCTGCGTGACCTGCTCGACCCGCGCATGCGCAACCAGTGA
- a CDS encoding ABC transporter permease, whose product MLNHIAQRVAMSVPVLLGVLLFGFLLLQLVPADPAAIVAGPTASPELVEQIRKDLGLDRPVIVQFGIYLARVLQGDLGVSLISNTSVIAELGEAIGPTAELMFACLVWAVPLGIALGTIAAVYRGRLLDRVVIAISVAGVSTPVFFIGLILMQYIGYHWGLLPFIGRGGPLWSLDGLAAIALPALTLGLVFIGPIARMTRTAALEVLSADHVRTARAKGLSERAVVLRHVLRNALIPVVTLIGLQAGYLLGGAVVTETIYSWPGVGRLAVGAILASDFPLAQGAILVLALAFLIINLIVDMLYAVLDPRVEKHG is encoded by the coding sequence ATGCTGAACCACATCGCCCAGCGCGTCGCCATGTCGGTGCCGGTGCTGCTCGGCGTGCTGCTGTTCGGCTTCCTGCTGCTGCAACTGGTCCCGGCCGACCCCGCCGCCATCGTCGCGGGCCCGACCGCGAGCCCCGAACTGGTCGAGCAGATCCGCAAGGATCTCGGCCTCGACCGGCCGGTCATCGTGCAGTTCGGCATCTATCTCGCCCGCGTCCTGCAGGGCGATCTCGGCGTCTCGCTGATCTCCAACACCAGCGTCATCGCCGAACTCGGCGAGGCGATCGGCCCCACCGCCGAACTGATGTTCGCCTGCCTGGTCTGGGCCGTGCCGCTCGGCATCGCGCTCGGCACCATCGCGGCGGTCTATCGCGGCCGCCTGCTCGACCGGGTCGTGATCGCGATCTCGGTCGCTGGCGTCTCGACCCCGGTGTTCTTCATCGGCCTGATCCTGATGCAGTATATCGGCTACCACTGGGGGCTCCTGCCGTTCATCGGGCGCGGCGGGCCGCTCTGGAGCCTCGACGGTCTCGCCGCCATCGCGCTGCCGGCGCTGACGCTCGGCCTCGTCTTCATCGGGCCGATCGCTCGGATGACGCGCACCGCCGCGCTCGAGGTGCTGAGCGCCGACCATGTCCGCACCGCCCGGGCCAAGGGCCTGTCCGAGCGCGCCGTGGTGCTGCGCCATGTGCTGCGCAACGCGCTCATCCCGGTGGTGACGCTGATCGGCCTGCAGGCCGGCTATCTGCTGGGCGGCGCCGTCGTCACCGAGACGATCTACTCCTGGCCCGGCGTCGGCCGGCTCGCGGTGGGCGCGATCCTGGCGAGCGATTTCCCGCTGGCGCAGGGCGCGATCCTCGTGCTGGCACTGGCCTTCCTCATCATCAATCTCATTGTCGACATGCTCTACGCCGTGCTCGATCCGCGGGTCGAAAAACATGGCTGA
- a CDS encoding amidohydrolase — MPSLPYADLILQNGPVYLGLKEGYASAVALWAGKVLATGTPADMAPLIGPGTKVIDLAGRMATPGLYEAHLHLLPLGLTMKELDIRPRFVRTLDGLLEMIAQAAAKAKPGEWILARGYDHFELDVKRHPHRTELDRAAPNNPVYIVRACGHLSVANSLALKLAGVDEKTPVPAGGAIEQVNGVLTGLMAENGRDAVKKVIPDPTDEELVAAIERAGRYCNSFGITSVMDAAVGMRSRYREVAAYRTAQRTGRLPVRTNMCLLGGHNGIVEQCFADGLVTGAGDDWLSVGPVKIFTDGSAGGRTAAMSLPYLGEPETKGIFCLTDAEMDALTRDYHAKGYQLAVHAIGDAAIEQTLNAMENGLNDHPDADRRHRIEHCGFNSKEQIARMVRLGIEPVPQPVFIYDFGDLYLSVLEADRVEACYPMRDWIEAGLKPAASSDAPVCDANIWPNIYTMLTRKTARGTVISPDQTLTIDEVISAYTEFGAYVNRCEDSRGRLLPGMAGDVAIFSRDLSSATPEQLLHETRCDMTIIAGKIVYEAGA, encoded by the coding sequence ATGCCTAGCCTGCCGTACGCGGATCTTATTCTCCAGAACGGTCCGGTTTATCTCGGGCTGAAGGAGGGCTACGCCTCGGCTGTCGCGCTCTGGGCGGGCAAGGTTCTGGCGACCGGTACGCCTGCCGACATGGCGCCGCTGATCGGCCCCGGCACGAAGGTGATCGACCTCGCCGGCCGCATGGCGACGCCGGGCCTCTACGAGGCGCATCTGCATCTGCTGCCGCTCGGGCTGACGATGAAGGAGCTCGACATCCGGCCGCGCTTCGTGCGCACGCTGGACGGGTTGCTGGAGATGATCGCGCAGGCGGCGGCCAAGGCGAAGCCCGGCGAATGGATCCTGGCACGCGGCTACGACCATTTCGAACTGGACGTGAAGCGCCATCCGCACCGCACGGAGCTGGACCGCGCCGCGCCGAACAACCCCGTCTACATCGTGCGCGCCTGCGGCCATCTCTCCGTCGCCAATTCGCTGGCGCTGAAACTCGCCGGCGTCGACGAGAAGACCCCCGTTCCCGCCGGCGGCGCGATCGAGCAGGTCAATGGCGTGCTGACCGGGCTGATGGCCGAGAACGGCCGCGACGCCGTCAAGAAGGTCATCCCCGATCCGACCGACGAGGAACTCGTCGCCGCGATCGAGCGGGCCGGGCGCTACTGCAACTCCTTCGGCATCACCTCTGTGATGGACGCGGCGGTGGGCATGCGCTCGCGCTACCGCGAGGTCGCGGCTTATCGCACGGCGCAGCGCACCGGCCGCCTGCCGGTGCGGACCAATATGTGCCTGCTCGGCGGGCATAACGGCATCGTCGAGCAGTGCTTCGCCGACGGGCTGGTGACGGGGGCGGGCGACGACTGGCTCAGCGTCGGCCCGGTCAAGATCTTCACCGACGGCTCGGCCGGCGGCCGCACGGCGGCGATGAGCCTGCCCTATCTCGGCGAGCCCGAGACCAAGGGCATCTTCTGCCTCACCGACGCCGAGATGGACGCTCTGACGCGCGACTACCACGCCAAGGGCTATCAGCTCGCCGTCCACGCGATTGGCGATGCCGCCATCGAGCAGACGCTGAACGCGATGGAAAACGGCCTGAACGATCACCCCGATGCCGACCGCCGCCACCGCATCGAGCATTGCGGCTTCAACTCGAAGGAGCAGATCGCCCGCATGGTCCGGCTCGGCATCGAGCCCGTGCCGCAGCCGGTCTTCATCTATGATTTCGGCGATCTCTATCTCTCGGTGCTGGAAGCCGACCGAGTCGAGGCCTGCTATCCGATGCGGGACTGGATCGAAGCCGGTCTGAAGCCCGCCGCCTCCTCGGACGCACCGGTCTGCGACGCGAATATCTGGCCCAACATCTACACGATGCTGACCCGCAAGACGGCGCGCGGCACCGTCATCTCGCCGGACCAGACCCTGACGATCGACGAGGTCATCTCCGCCTACACAGAGTTCGGCGCCTATGTGAACCGCTGCGAGGACAGTCGCGGCCGCCTGCTGCCGGGCATGGCGGGCGATGTCGCAATCTTCTCGCGCGATCTGTCCAGCGCGACGCCGGAACAGCTATTGCACGAGACCCGCTGCGACATGACGATCATCGCAGGCAAGATCGTGTACGAGGCGGGAGCGTGA
- a CDS encoding prephenate/arogenate dehydrogenase family protein, protein MAPSQDSFAPRREAPLFGRLAIIGIGLIGSSIAHAAKALNLAGRVVLYDREPEVRQRARELGLGHEIADSAAAAVADADHIILCVPVGACGPVAAEIASALKPGAILSDVGSVKKSVVDAVTPHLPEGVHFVPAHPVAGTENSGPDAGFSSLFLNRWCILTPADDADPAAIAATRQFWEGMGAIVEVMTASHHDLVLAVTSHLPHLIAYNIVGTAEDLAAVTQSEVIKFSAGGFRDFTRIAASDPTMWRDVFLHNKDAVLEMLGRFSEDLAVLTRAIRFGDGDTLHKHFTRTRAIRRGIVALGQEKPETEKLRKD, encoded by the coding sequence ATGGCGCCGTCCCAGGACAGCTTCGCGCCGCGGCGTGAGGCACCGCTCTTCGGGCGGCTCGCGATCATCGGCATCGGGCTGATCGGCTCCTCGATCGCCCATGCCGCCAAGGCGCTGAACCTCGCCGGCCGCGTCGTGCTCTATGACCGCGAGCCGGAGGTGCGGCAGCGGGCCCGCGAACTCGGCCTCGGCCACGAGATCGCCGACAGCGCGGCGGCTGCCGTGGCGGACGCCGACCACATCATCCTCTGCGTGCCGGTCGGCGCCTGCGGGCCGGTCGCGGCCGAGATTGCATCTGCGCTGAAGCCGGGCGCGATCCTCTCCGATGTCGGCTCGGTCAAGAAATCCGTGGTCGATGCGGTGACGCCCCATCTGCCCGAGGGCGTGCATTTCGTCCCGGCGCACCCGGTGGCGGGCACTGAGAATTCCGGCCCCGACGCCGGTTTCTCCAGCCTCTTCCTCAACCGCTGGTGCATCCTGACCCCGGCGGACGACGCCGATCCGGCCGCCATCGCCGCCACCCGCCAGTTCTGGGAGGGCATGGGCGCGATCGTCGAGGTGATGACCGCGAGCCATCATGACCTCGTGCTCGCCGTCACCAGCCATCTGCCGCATCTGATCGCCTACAACATCGTCGGCACGGCGGAGGATCTGGCGGCGGTGACGCAGTCGGAGGTGATCAAGTTTTCCGCCGGCGGCTTCCGCGACTTCACCCGCATCGCGGCCTCCGACCCGACGATGTGGCGCGACGTCTTCCTGCACAACAAGGATGCGGTGCTGGAGATGCTGGGCCGCTTCAGCGAGGATCTGGCGGTGCTGACCCGCGCCATCCGCTTCGGCGACGGCGACACGCTGCACAAGCACTTTACCCGCACCCGCGCCATCCGCCGCGGCATCGTCGCGCTCGGCCAGGAGAAGCCCGAGACGGAAAAGCTGCGCAAGGACTGA
- a CDS encoding chorismate mutase produces MSEAAPPALAAPTTLADLRAEIDRIDAQMHALLMERSSIIETLISVKKTQASGSAFRPGREADMMKRLALRHQGLLPLDTIEGIWRIIIATFTYVQANYAVHADVSGGDPAMRDSARFHFGFTVPFVTHEDARAVIRAVAGSAGDLGIFRMDQGASAGIWWRDLVGADAPKIIARLPFIERPNHPAGTPVYCIAKPLADAAVREIVLYAARVERWSETLRAGLAQHLAEVSASAADGSHLSLLVAASGEVDQATIRASLEPAGLSDFAEIGSHAARFAFKPVRS; encoded by the coding sequence ATGTCCGAAGCCGCCCCGCCCGCGCTCGCTGCCCCGACGACCCTCGCCGATCTGCGGGCCGAGATCGACCGCATCGATGCGCAGATGCATGCGCTGCTGATGGAGCGCTCCTCGATCATCGAGACGCTGATCTCGGTCAAGAAGACGCAGGCCTCCGGCTCCGCCTTCCGCCCCGGGCGCGAGGCGGACATGATGAAGCGCCTCGCGCTGCGCCATCAGGGCCTTCTGCCGCTCGACACGATCGAGGGCATCTGGCGCATCATCATCGCGACCTTCACCTATGTGCAGGCGAATTACGCGGTGCATGCCGACGTCTCGGGCGGCGACCCCGCGATGCGCGATTCCGCCCGCTTCCATTTCGGCTTCACCGTGCCCTTCGTCACCCATGAGGATGCCCGCGCCGTCATCCGCGCCGTGGCGGGCTCGGCCGGCGATCTCGGCATCTTCCGCATGGACCAAGGCGCCAGCGCCGGCATCTGGTGGCGCGATCTCGTCGGCGCCGATGCGCCCAAGATCATCGCGCGCCTGCCCTTCATCGAGCGGCCGAACCACCCGGCGGGCACCCCGGTCTATTGCATCGCCAAGCCGCTGGCGGATGCCGCCGTGCGCGAGATCGTGCTCTATGCCGCCCGTGTCGAGCGCTGGTCGGAGACGCTGCGGGCCGGGCTCGCCCAGCATCTGGCCGAGGTCTCGGCTTCGGCGGCCGACGGCTCGCATCTGTCGCTGCTGGTGGCTGCGTCGGGTGAGGTCGATCAGGCCACGATCCGCGCCTCGCTGGAGCCCGCAGGCCTCAGCGACTTCGCCGAGATCGGCAGCCACGCCGCCCGCTTCGCCTTCAAGCCCGTCCGTTCATAA
- a CDS encoding homoserine O-acetyltransferase translates to MSDFAASLADPLKEANEPTSAVARFGPDTPLAMDCGVSLDHWQIAYQTYGVLNAARSNAILVCHALTGDQHVSSRNPITGKGGWWTAMVGPGKPVDTDRFFVICANVVGGCTGTTGPASTHPETGKPWGLAFPMVTIRDMVRAQRHLVDSLGIETLFCVAGGSMGGMQVLQWAASYPDRVFAALPLATAAKHSAQNIAFHEVGRQAVMADPEWRGGRYLEEGTRPSKGLSVARMGAHITYLSEPALHRKFGRKLQDREAPTFSFDADFQVESYLRYQGLSFVERFDANSYLYVTRAMDYFDLAADHDGVLAKAFAGTKTRFCVASFTSDWLFPTADSRAIVHALNAAGASVSFVELESDKGHDAFLLEEPNLFATTRGFLGAAARARGI, encoded by the coding sequence ATGAGCGATTTCGCGGCGAGCCTGGCCGATCCCCTGAAGGAAGCGAACGAGCCGACGAGCGCGGTAGCGCGCTTCGGCCCCGATACGCCGCTCGCCATGGATTGCGGCGTCAGCCTCGACCATTGGCAGATCGCCTACCAGACCTATGGCGTTCTGAATGCGGCCCGCTCGAACGCGATCCTGGTCTGCCATGCCCTCACCGGCGACCAGCATGTCTCGAGCCGCAACCCGATCACCGGCAAGGGCGGCTGGTGGACCGCGATGGTGGGCCCCGGCAAGCCTGTCGATACCGACCGCTTCTTCGTGATCTGCGCCAATGTCGTCGGCGGCTGCACGGGCACCACCGGGCCGGCCTCGACCCATCCCGAGACGGGCAAGCCCTGGGGGCTTGCCTTCCCGATGGTGACGATCCGCGACATGGTTCGCGCGCAGCGCCATCTGGTCGACAGCCTGGGCATCGAGACCCTGTTCTGCGTCGCCGGCGGCTCGATGGGCGGCATGCAGGTGCTGCAATGGGCGGCGAGCTATCCCGATCGCGTCTTTGCCGCGCTGCCGCTGGCGACCGCCGCCAAGCACTCCGCCCAGAACATCGCCTTCCACGAGGTCGGCCGCCAAGCGGTGATGGCCGACCCCGAGTGGCGCGGCGGGCGCTATCTCGAAGAGGGCACGCGCCCTTCCAAGGGGCTCTCGGTGGCGCGGATGGGCGCGCATATCACCTATCTCTCTGAGCCGGCGCTGCACCGCAAATTCGGCCGCAAGCTGCAGGACCGGGAGGCGCCGACCTTCTCCTTCGACGCGGATTTCCAGGTCGAGAGCTATCTGCGCTACCAAGGGCTCTCCTTCGTCGAGCGCTTCGACGCCAACTCCTATCTCTACGTGACGCGGGCGATGGACTATTTCGACCTCGCCGCCGACCATGACGGCGTGCTGGCCAAGGCTTTTGCGGGCACGAAGACTCGGTTCTGCGTGGCGTCCTTCACCTCCGACTGGCTGTTCCCGACCGCGGATTCGCGCGCCATCGTGCATGCGCTCAACGCGGCCGGCGCCTCGGTCTCTTTCGTCGAACTCGAGAGCGATAAGGGCCACGACGCCTTCCTGCTGGAGGAGCCCAACCTGTTCGCGACGACGCGCGGCTTCCTCGGTGCAGCGGCGCGGGCGCGGGGGATCTGA